One segment of Panthera leo isolate Ple1 chromosome A3, P.leo_Ple1_pat1.1, whole genome shotgun sequence DNA contains the following:
- the POU3F3 gene encoding POU domain, class 3, transcription factor 3: MATAASNPYLPGNSLLAAGSIVHSDAAGAGGGGGGGGGGGGGGAGGGGGGMQPGSAAVTSGAYRGDPSSVKMVQSDFMQGAMAASNGGHMLSHAHQWVTALPHAAAAAAAAAAAAVEASSPWSGSAVGMAGSPQQPPQPPPPPPPQGPDVKGGSGRDDLHAGTALHHRGPPHLGPPPPPPHQGHPGGWGAAAAAAAAAAAAAAAAHLPSMAGGQQPPPQSLLYSQPGGFTVNGMLSAPPGPGGGGGGAGGGAQSLVHPGLVRGDTPELAEHHHHHHHHGHPHPPHPHHAQGPPHHGGGGAGPGLNSHDPHSDEDTPTSDDLEQFAKQFKQRRIKLGFTQADVGLALGTLYGNVFSQTTICRFEALQLSFKNMCKLKPLLNKWLEEADSSTGSPTSIDKIAAQGRKRKKRTSIEVSVKGALESHFLKCPKPSAQEITNLADSLQLEKEVVRVWFCNRRQKEKRMTPPGIQQQTPDDVYSQVGTVSADTPPPHHGLQTSVQ, encoded by the coding sequence ATGGCCACGGCGGCTTCTAACCCCTACCTGCCGGGGAACAGCCTGCTGGCGGCCGGCTCCATTGTACACTCGGACGCGGCGGGagccggcggcggcgggggcggcggcggcgggggcggcggcggcggcgcgggcggcggcgggggcggcatGCAGCCCGGCAGCGCCGCCGTGACCTCAGGCGCCTACCGAGGGGACCCGTCCTCCGTCAAGATGGTCCAGAGCGACTTCATGCAGGGGGCCATGGCCGCCAGCAACGGCGGCCATATGCTAAGCCACGCGCATCAGTGGGTCACGGCCCTACcccacgccgccgccgccgccgccgccgctgccgccgccgccgtggAGGCCAGCTCGCCGTGGTCCGGCAGCGCCGTGGGCATGGCCGGCAGCCCCCAGCaaccgccgcagccgccgccgccgccgccgccgcagggCCCCGACGTGAAGGGCGGCTCCGGTCGCGACGACCTGCACGCGGGCACCGCGCTGCACCACCGCGGGCCGCCGCACCTcgggcccccgccgccgcccccgcacCAGGGCCacccggggggctggggggccgccgccgccgcagccgccgccgccgccgccgccgcagccgccgcacACCTCCCGTCCATGGCCGGGGGCCAGCAGCCGCCGCCGCAGAGTCTGCTCTACTCGCAGCCCGGGGGCTTCACGGTGAACGGCATGCTGAGCGCGCCCCCgggcccgggcggcggcggcggcggcgcgggcggcggcgcccAGAGCCTGGTGCACCCGGGGCTGGTGCGCGGGGACACGCCCGAGCTGGCcgagcaccaccaccaccaccaccaccacgggcACCCGCACCCGCCGCACCCGCACCACGCGCAGGGGCCTCCGCAccacggcggcggcggcgcggggcccGGGCTCAACAGTCACGACCCGCACTCGGACGAGGACACACCGACGTCGGACGACCTGGAGCAGTTCGCCAAGCAGTTCAAGCAGCGGCGCATTAAACTCGGCTTCACGcaggccgacgtggggctggcTCTGGGCACGCTGTACGGCAACGTGTTCTCGCAAACCACCATCTGCCGCTTCGAGGCCCTGCAGCTGAGCTTCAAGAACATGTGCAAGCTCAAGCCGCTGCTGAACAAGTGGCTGGAGGAGGCGGACTCGAGCACTGGCAGCCCCACGAGCATCGACAAGATCGCGGCGCAGGGCCGCAAGCGCAAGAAGCGGACCTCCATAGAGGTGAGCGTCAAGGGCGCGCTCGAGAGCCACTTCCTCAAGTGCCCCAAGCCCTCCGCGCAGGAGATCACCAACCTGGCCGACAGCCTGCAGCTGGAGAAGGAGGTGGTGCGGGTCTGGTTCTGCAACCGGCGCCAAAAGGAGAAGCGCATGACACCGCCCGGGATCCAACAGCAGACGCCCGACGACGTCTACTCGCAGGTGGGCACCGTGAGCGCCGACACGCCGCCGCCGCACCACGGACTGCAGACGAGCGTGCAGTGA